The following proteins come from a genomic window of Anaerobutyricum hallii:
- the coaBC gene encoding bifunctional phosphopantothenoylcysteine decarboxylase/phosphopantothenate--cysteine ligase CoaBC produces MLKGKTVVLGVTGSIAAYKIASLASMLVKQHCDVHVIMTKNATNFINPIAFETLTNNKCLVDTFDRNFQFHVAHVSLAQKADVMMIAPASANIIAKLAHGIADDMLSTTALACSAKKIISPAMNVHMFENPIVQDNLNILKKYDMEVVEPAVGYLACGDTGAGKMPDPEVLFEYILREIACEKDLKGKKIMVTAGPTQEAIDPVRYITNHSTGKMGYAIAKRAMLRGADVTLISGPVALNPVPFVKMVSVVTAQDMFEAVSNSFSEQDILIKSAAVADYRPAVVSDEKVKKKDGDMAIALERTTDILGHVGEHKKPEQIICGFSMETQNMLENSRKKLKKKHLDLIVANNLKEKGAGFGTDTNRVTLISEKEEKSLELMSKEEVADEILDYILQMNQVK; encoded by the coding sequence ATGTTAAAAGGAAAAACTGTCGTTTTAGGGGTAACTGGAAGTATTGCAGCATATAAAATTGCAAGTCTTGCAAGTATGCTCGTAAAACAGCACTGCGATGTTCATGTAATTATGACAAAGAACGCAACGAACTTTATCAATCCAATCGCATTCGAGACATTAACAAATAATAAATGTCTGGTAGATACATTTGATAGAAACTTTCAGTTTCATGTAGCGCATGTTTCGCTGGCGCAAAAGGCTGATGTGATGATGATCGCACCGGCTTCTGCTAATATTATTGCGAAACTGGCACATGGGATTGCGGATGATATGTTAAGTACAACAGCTCTGGCCTGTAGTGCAAAGAAGATCATATCTCCAGCGATGAATGTCCATATGTTTGAAAATCCAATTGTACAGGACAATTTAAACATATTGAAAAAGTATGATATGGAAGTGGTGGAGCCGGCAGTAGGCTATCTTGCATGTGGAGATACCGGTGCGGGAAAGATGCCAGACCCGGAAGTTCTATTTGAATATATTCTAAGAGAAATTGCCTGCGAAAAAGATTTAAAAGGTAAGAAGATCATGGTAACTGCAGGACCAACACAGGAGGCAATCGATCCGGTACGTTATATCACCAATCATTCCACAGGAAAGATGGGATATGCGATTGCAAAGAGGGCAATGCTGCGTGGTGCGGATGTAACACTTATCTCCGGTCCGGTTGCATTAAATCCAGTTCCATTCGTGAAGATGGTTTCCGTAGTTACAGCACAGGATATGTTTGAAGCAGTGAGTAACAGTTTTTCTGAACAGGATATTCTGATAAAATCGGCGGCAGTCGCAGATTATCGCCCGGCTGTTGTCAGCGATGAGAAGGTAAAAAAGAAAGATGGCGATATGGCGATCGCTCTTGAACGAACAACCGATATTCTTGGTCATGTGGGAGAGCATAAAAAGCCGGAACAGATTATTTGTGGATTTTCCATGGAAACACAAAATATGCTTGAAAATTCCCGAAAGAAATTAAAGAAAAAACATCTTGATTTAATCGTAGCGAACAATCTAAAAGAAAAAGGTGCAGGTTTTGGAACAGACACCAACAGGGTTACACTTATTTCAGAAAAGGAAGAAAAAAGTCTGGAACTTATGTCAAAGGAAGAAGTGGCAGATGAAATTTTAGACTATATTCTTCAGATGAATCAGGTGAAATAA
- a CDS encoding response regulator transcription factor, translating to MKNVLIIEDERTVAELERDYLEINSLKVSIEETGEGGLKRILKNDIDLVILDLMLPDMDGFEVCRKIRRRTDIPILIVSAKKSDIDKIRGLGIGADDYITKPFSPNELVARVKAHLNRYIRLTRKRSDENEYIEYPGLKIDRTARRVFVDGEERCFTTKEFDLLTYLATHPNHVFSKDELFSAVWGMDSMGEIATVTVHIKKIRKKTENSNVKTGYIETVWGAGYRFRVLNGKVDEEKESVINAI from the coding sequence ATGAAGAATGTTTTGATAATAGAGGATGAGCGAACCGTTGCAGAACTGGAAAGGGATTATTTAGAAATCAATTCTTTGAAAGTATCGATTGAAGAAACAGGTGAAGGGGGATTAAAGAGAATATTAAAGAATGATATTGATCTGGTCATCCTGGATCTGATGCTTCCGGATATGGATGGATTTGAAGTTTGCAGAAAGATACGTCGAAGAACAGATATACCGATTCTTATCGTATCTGCGAAGAAAAGTGATATTGATAAGATAAGGGGATTGGGTATAGGAGCAGATGATTATATTACGAAGCCATTTAGTCCGAATGAGCTGGTGGCAAGAGTAAAGGCACATTTGAATCGTTACATAAGGCTGACCAGAAAACGTAGTGATGAAAATGAATATATTGAATATCCTGGCTTGAAGATTGATCGGACTGCCCGTCGGGTTTTTGTTGATGGGGAAGAAAGATGCTTCACGACAAAGGAGTTTGATCTACTTACTTATCTTGCTACGCATCCGAATCATGTATTTTCTAAAGACGAGTTATTCAGTGCCGTATGGGGAATGGATTCCATGGGTGAGATTGCAACGGTGACAGTTCATATTAAAAAAATACGAAAGAAAACAGAGAATAGTAATGTAAAAACAGGTTATATTGAGACTGTATGGGGGGCAGGCTATCGCTTTCGTGTTCTGAATGGGAAAGTAGACGAAGAAAAGGAAAGTGTTATTAACGCGATTTGA
- a CDS encoding RluA family pseudouridine synthase — MVKKKRVPIIFEDDAIIVCEKPAGMPVQSDHTRDLDVLTTLKHHIFEEQAGEEEPYLTVVHRLDRPVGGLMVLAKTKEAAASLSKQIQEFEFEKNYQAVVCGNLKEDFGTFEDYLLKNGKTNKTEVVKAGTPDAKKAELDYELIDCIETKEGILTWVLVILHTGRHHQIRVQFASRGLGLYGDTKYNPAFQKTKKKYTEIGLYSTRLSFLHPVTGERMTFKTEPCGEAFEKMDVEAF; from the coding sequence ATGGTAAAGAAAAAGAGAGTTCCGATTATATTTGAAGATGATGCGATTATCGTATGCGAGAAACCTGCCGGTATGCCGGTACAGAGCGATCATACAAGAGATCTGGATGTCCTTACCACATTAAAACACCATATTTTTGAAGAACAGGCAGGCGAAGAAGAACCTTACCTTACTGTTGTACATCGCTTAGATAGACCAGTAGGAGGATTGATGGTTCTTGCTAAGACCAAAGAGGCGGCAGCAAGTTTAAGTAAACAGATTCAAGAGTTTGAATTTGAAAAAAATTATCAGGCAGTGGTGTGCGGTAATCTTAAAGAAGATTTTGGAACTTTTGAAGATTATCTTTTAAAAAATGGAAAAACGAATAAGACAGAAGTTGTAAAAGCAGGAACTCCTGATGCAAAGAAGGCAGAACTTGATTATGAATTGATTGACTGTATTGAGACCAAAGAAGGTATACTCACATGGGTGCTTGTTATTCTTCACACAGGCCGTCATCATCAGATTCGAGTACAGTTTGCTTCTCGTGGACTGGGGCTTTATGGTGATACAAAGTATAATCCGGCTTTCCAGAAAACGAAGAAGAAGTATACAGAGATTGGATTATACTCTACAAGATTATCCTTCCTTCATCCGGTTACGGGAGAAAGAATGACATTTAAGACAGAACCATGTGGAGAAGCGTTTGAAAAGATGGATGTGGAGGCTTTTTAA
- the proS gene encoding proline--tRNA ligase — MAKEKKLVEAITPMDKDFAQWYTDVVTKAELISYSNVRGCMIIRPRGYAIWENIQKQLDARFKETGVDNVYLPMLIPESLLQKEKDHVEGFAPEVAWVTHGGEEKLSERLCIRPTSETLFCDHVKDIVHSYRDLPVVYNQWCSVLRWEKTTRPFLRSSEFLWQEGHTFHATAEEAKERTEQMLNVYADFCENVLAIPLVKGKKTDKEKFAGAEATYTIEALMHDCKALQSGTSHNFGNGFAKAFGIEYTNKENKLSPVYETSWGMSTRIIGAIIMVHGDDSGLVLPPRIAPVQTMIIPIQQKKEGVLDKAFEIRDMLKSNFSVKVDDSDKSPGWKFSEQEIQGIPTRIEIGPKDIEKGQAVIVRRDTREKIVTPIEKIEETLAEVLETMQNDMYNKAKAHLEKNTHIAHNWEEFNDILENQQGFIRAMWCGERECEEAIKDENGATTRCIPFVQAKHSDVCVHCGKPAKCEVYFGKAY; from the coding sequence ATGGCTAAGGAAAAGAAGCTTGTAGAAGCAATTACACCAATGGATAAAGATTTTGCCCAGTGGTATACAGACGTAGTAACAAAGGCAGAGTTAATCTCTTATTCTAACGTAAGAGGATGTATGATCATTCGTCCAAGAGGATATGCAATCTGGGAGAATATTCAGAAGCAGTTAGATGCAAGATTTAAAGAAACAGGAGTAGATAATGTATATCTTCCAATGTTAATTCCTGAGAGCCTTTTACAGAAAGAAAAAGATCATGTAGAAGGTTTTGCACCAGAGGTAGCCTGGGTAACTCATGGCGGAGAAGAGAAACTTTCCGAAAGACTTTGCATACGTCCTACATCAGAAACTTTATTCTGTGATCATGTAAAGGACATCGTTCATTCTTATCGCGACCTTCCAGTTGTATACAATCAGTGGTGTTCCGTACTTCGTTGGGAAAAGACTACTCGTCCATTCCTTCGTTCTTCTGAATTCTTATGGCAGGAAGGACATACTTTCCATGCAACAGCAGAAGAAGCAAAAGAAAGAACAGAGCAGATGCTTAATGTATATGCAGATTTCTGTGAGAACGTTTTAGCGATTCCATTAGTAAAAGGAAAAAAGACAGACAAAGAAAAATTTGCAGGTGCAGAAGCTACTTATACAATTGAAGCATTAATGCATGATTGTAAAGCTTTACAGTCCGGTACAAGCCATAACTTCGGTAACGGATTCGCAAAAGCATTTGGCATTGAATATACAAATAAAGAGAATAAGCTTTCTCCTGTATATGAGACATCCTGGGGAATGTCTACACGTATTATTGGTGCGATCATCATGGTACATGGAGATGACAGCGGACTTGTATTACCTCCAAGAATCGCTCCGGTACAGACAATGATCATCCCAATTCAGCAGAAAAAAGAAGGTGTATTAGACAAGGCATTTGAAATTCGTGATATGCTCAAGTCCAACTTCTCTGTAAAAGTAGATGATTCCGATAAATCTCCGGGATGGAAGTTCAGCGAACAGGAAATCCAGGGAATTCCTACACGTATCGAAATTGGACCTAAGGACATCGAAAAAGGTCAGGCAGTTATCGTTCGTCGTGATACAAGAGAAAAGATTGTCACACCAATCGAAAAGATTGAAGAAACTTTAGCAGAAGTTCTTGAGACAATGCAGAATGATATGTATAACAAGGCAAAAGCACATCTTGAGAAGAATACACACATCGCACATAACTGGGAAGAATTTAATGATATCCTTGAGAATCAGCAGGGATTCATCCGCGCAATGTGGTGTGGAGAAAGAGAATGTGAAGAAGCCATCAAAGACGAGAATGGTGCAACAACACGTTGTATCCCATTTGTACAGGCAAAACATTCTGATGTATGTGTACATTGCGGAAAACCAGCAAAATGTGAAGTATACTTTGGAAAAGCATACTAA
- a CDS encoding phospho-sugar mutase: protein MYLDEYKRWLAADLEDSDLHPELAGIEGNDDEIKDRFAVALKFGTAGLRGVLGAGTNRMNIYVVRQATQGLANWVKTQGGNQTVAISYDSRIKSDVFAKTAAAVLAANGIKVRIYDALMPVPALSFATRYYECNAGIMVTASHNPAKYNGYKAYGPDGCQMTDDAAAIVYEEIQKTDVLNGAKYISFAEGVEQGLIRFVGDDCKNAFYEAIEARQVRPGLCKTAGLKLVYSPLNGSGLVPVTRVLNDIGITDITIVPEQEYPNGYFTTCSYPNPEIFEALKLGLELAKESDADLMLATDPDADRVGIAMKCPDGSYELVSGNEMGVLLLDYICAGRKELGTLPEKAVAVKSIVSTPLAEAVASHYGVEMRNVLTGFKWIGDQIASLEAAGEVDRFIFGFEESYGYLAGPYVRDKDAVISSMLICEMAAYYRSIGSSLKQRLEEIYAEYGRYLNVVDSFEFPGLTGMDKMAGIMQELRDNPPAAIGERKVVSVTDYKNTEATGLPSANVLTYGLDNGATVVVRPSGTEPKIKTYFTTLGKDLAEAQAIKDELAAALAPLFK, encoded by the coding sequence ATGTATTTAGACGAGTACAAACGCTGGCTTGCTGCTGACCTTGAAGATAGTGATCTTCATCCTGAGCTTGCCGGCATCGAGGGAAATGATGACGAGATTAAAGACCGTTTTGCAGTTGCACTGAAGTTTGGAACTGCCGGCCTTCGAGGTGTTCTTGGCGCCGGAACTAACCGTATGAACATCTATGTAGTACGTCAGGCTACACAGGGTCTCGCCAACTGGGTAAAGACACAGGGTGGTAACCAGACAGTTGCCATCAGCTACGACAGCCGTATTAAAAGTGATGTTTTTGCCAAAACTGCTGCTGCCGTTCTCGCCGCTAACGGAATTAAGGTTCGTATCTATGATGCATTGATGCCAGTTCCTGCACTTTCTTTTGCTACACGCTATTATGAGTGTAATGCAGGTATCATGGTTACTGCATCTCATAACCCGGCTAAGTATAACGGTTATAAGGCTTATGGTCCTGACGGATGCCAGATGACTGATGATGCGGCTGCTATCGTATACGAAGAGATTCAGAAGACTGATGTTCTTAACGGGGCAAAATACATTTCTTTTGCAGAAGGTGTTGAGCAGGGACTCATCCGCTTTGTAGGAGATGATTGTAAGAACGCATTCTATGAAGCTATCGAAGCACGTCAGGTTCGTCCAGGTCTTTGTAAGACTGCCGGTCTTAAGCTGGTATACAGCCCACTGAACGGTTCCGGTCTTGTTCCTGTAACAAGAGTTTTAAATGACATTGGTATCACAGATATCACTATCGTTCCTGAACAGGAATATCCTAACGGATATTTTACAACATGCAGCTATCCTAATCCGGAGATTTTTGAAGCCTTAAAACTCGGTCTTGAACTTGCAAAAGAATCCGATGCAGACCTGATGCTCGCTACCGATCCTGATGCTGATCGTGTCGGCATTGCCATGAAGTGTCCTGACGGCTCTTATGAACTTGTATCAGGTAATGAGATGGGTGTTCTGCTTCTTGATTACATATGTGCAGGACGTAAGGAATTAGGTACACTCCCTGAAAAGGCTGTTGCAGTGAAGTCAATCGTTTCCACACCACTTGCAGAAGCCGTTGCTTCTCATTATGGCGTAGAGATGAGAAATGTACTTACAGGATTTAAGTGGATCGGTGACCAGATTGCTTCCTTAGAAGCTGCCGGAGAAGTAGACCGATTCATCTTTGGATTTGAAGAGAGTTATGGTTACTTAGCAGGACCTTACGTTCGTGATAAAGATGCTGTAATCAGCTCCATGCTCATCTGTGAGATGGCTGCTTACTACAGAAGTATCGGAAGCTCTTTAAAACAGAGACTGGAAGAGATTTATGCAGAATACGGCCGTTACTTAAATGTTGTAGACAGCTTCGAATTCCCTGGACTTACAGGTATGGATAAGATGGCTGGCATCATGCAGGAACTTCGTGACAACCCACCTGCAGCAATCGGAGAAAGAAAGGTTGTCAGTGTAACAGATTACAAGAACACAGAAGCTACCGGTCTTCCATCTGCTAACGTACTGACATATGGACTCGATAACGGCGCAACTGTTGTTGTTCGTCCATCTGGTACAGAACCTAAGATTAAGACCTACTTCACCACACTTGGAAAGGATCTTGCAGAAGCTCAGGCAATCAAAGATGAATTAGCTGCTGCATTAGCTCCGCTGTTTAAATAA
- a CDS encoding peptidylprolyl isomerase: protein MAEKIIAVSAGREITETEFNEFLSKLPEQQQAYVATEEGRKQALTQYANYFLFEKLGYDKKYDQDEAFIATMEAVKRELLGQYALTQEIKDIQATQEECEAYYNEHKAMFVKEAKATAKHILTETEEESKKVLEEIESGAKTFEDAAKEYSKCPSKAQGGSLGTFGRGQMVKEFDEAVFTAEVGKIIGPVKTDFGYHLICVDELTGGEQSEFAEVYPQIMQQLTTEAQNKKYMEVRQAMIEKYGLEFK from the coding sequence ATGGCAGAAAAAATTATTGCAGTTTCCGCAGGAAGAGAAATCACAGAAACAGAATTTAACGAATTTTTAAGCAAGCTTCCAGAACAGCAGCAGGCTTATGTAGCAACAGAAGAAGGAAGAAAGCAGGCTTTAACTCAGTATGCAAACTACTTCTTATTTGAGAAACTCGGATATGACAAGAAGTATGATCAGGATGAAGCTTTTATTGCTACAATGGAAGCTGTGAAGAGAGAACTTTTAGGTCAGTATGCGTTAACTCAGGAGATTAAAGATATCCAGGCAACACAGGAAGAGTGTGAGGCATATTATAACGAGCATAAAGCAATGTTCGTAAAAGAAGCAAAGGCTACAGCAAAGCACATTCTTACAGAAACAGAAGAAGAAAGTAAGAAAGTATTAGAAGAAATCGAAAGTGGTGCTAAGACATTTGAAGATGCTGCAAAGGAATATTCCAAATGCCCATCAAAAGCACAGGGCGGAAGTCTTGGAACATTTGGACGCGGACAGATGGTAAAAGAGTTTGATGAAGCGGTATTTACTGCAGAAGTTGGTAAGATCATCGGACCGGTAAAGACAGACTTCGGTTATCATTTAATCTGTGTAGATGAGCTGACAGGTGGAGAACAGTCTGAATTTGCAGAAGTATACCCACAGATTATGCAGCAGCTTACAACAGAGGCACAGAACAAGAAGTATATGGAAGTACGCCAGGCAATGATTGAAAAATACGGTCTTGAATTCAAATGA
- the fba gene encoding class II fructose-1,6-bisphosphate aldolase has translation MALVSAKEMLQKAKAGHYAVGQFNINNLEWTKTILLTAEECKSPVILGVSEGAGKYMAGYKTVVGMVNGMLEELNITVPVALHLDHGSYEGAKKCIEAGFSSIMFDGSHLPFEENVEKTKELVAICNEKGMSLEAEVGSIGGEEDGVVGMGECADPQECKAIADLGVTMLAAGIGNIHGKYPANWAGLQFDVLDDIQKLTGEMPLVLHGGTGIPEDMIKKAISLGVSKINVNTECQIAFAEATRKYIEAGKDLEGKGFDPRKLLAPGAEAIKATVKEKMGIFGSIGKAE, from the coding sequence ATGGCATTAGTATCAGCAAAAGAGATGCTTCAGAAAGCAAAAGCAGGACATTATGCAGTAGGACAGTTCAATATCAATAACCTTGAGTGGACAAAAACAATCCTGTTAACAGCAGAAGAATGTAAATCCCCAGTTATTTTAGGTGTATCCGAAGGTGCGGGCAAATACATGGCAGGATACAAAACTGTTGTAGGTATGGTAAACGGAATGTTAGAAGAGTTAAACATTACAGTACCTGTAGCACTTCATCTTGATCATGGTTCATATGAAGGAGCTAAGAAGTGTATTGAAGCTGGATTCTCCAGTATCATGTTTGACGGTTCTCATCTTCCATTTGAAGAGAACGTAGAGAAGACAAAAGAATTAGTAGCAATCTGTAACGAAAAAGGAATGTCTCTCGAAGCAGAAGTTGGTTCTATCGGTGGAGAAGAAGATGGTGTTGTAGGAATGGGCGAATGTGCAGATCCTCAGGAATGTAAAGCCATCGCTGACCTTGGTGTAACAATGTTAGCAGCAGGTATCGGTAACATCCATGGTAAGTACCCTGCAAACTGGGCTGGATTACAGTTTGATGTATTAGATGATATTCAGAAGTTAACAGGAGAAATGCCTCTCGTATTACACGGTGGTACAGGAATTCCTGAAGATATGATCAAAAAAGCAATCTCTCTTGGTGTTTCTAAGATCAATGTAAACACAGAGTGTCAGATCGCTTTCGCAGAAGCTACACGTAAATATATCGAAGCAGGTAAAGACTTAGAAGGAAAAGGATTTGACCCTCGTAAGTTATTAGCTCCTGGTGCAGAAGCAATCAAAGCTACTGTAAAAGAAAAGATGGGAATCTTCGGTTCTATCGGAAAAGCTGAATAA
- the malQ gene encoding 4-alpha-glucanotransferase, giving the protein MRTAGILMPITSLPSPYGVGTLGQCARDFIQFLHRAGQTYWQILPICPTGYGNSPYQSFSSYAGNPYMIDFDDLKEEGLLQEEEYASLSWGDQPAAVDYGLLYGHKFTVLKTACSRIAGVLSEQFQKFCKEQKFWLDDYALYMSIKDYHGGQSWKEWPETLQKREKDSLEAIHQELTDEILFWKKVQFLFFYQWDKLKAHAEENNIKIIGDLPIYVSYDSADVWAHPEEFQLDENLCPIEVAGCPPDGFSADGQLWGNPLFNWDYMKETGYQWWVNRIAYQSKIYDVIRIDHFRGFDEYYAIPYGDSTAKNGHWKPGPGMDLFTTIENKLGKLPIIAEDLGFLTDSVKQLLAATGFPGMKVLEFAFDSRDTGSGYLPHCYPNNCIVYTGTHDNDTILGWFETAPEEFQNNAIRYLRLTKEEGYHIGMMRCAWASVADTAIMQMQDFLGLGVEGRMNTPSTLGGNWTWRCLPEDYNDELADWLYEETKIYGRLN; this is encoded by the coding sequence ATGAGAACCGCAGGAATACTAATGCCGATCACTTCCCTTCCTTCCCCTTACGGAGTTGGAACACTAGGACAGTGCGCGCGTGATTTTATACAATTTTTACATCGTGCCGGACAGACATACTGGCAGATTCTTCCGATATGTCCAACAGGATATGGGAATTCTCCTTATCAGTCTTTCTCCTCCTATGCCGGCAATCCATATATGATTGACTTTGATGATTTAAAAGAAGAAGGGCTGTTACAAGAAGAAGAATATGCTTCTCTCTCCTGGGGCGATCAGCCGGCTGCAGTAGATTACGGTCTGCTTTACGGTCATAAATTTACTGTCTTAAAAACAGCCTGCTCCCGTATAGCCGGAGTACTTTCCGAACAATTTCAAAAATTCTGTAAAGAACAGAAATTCTGGTTAGATGATTATGCATTGTATATGTCGATTAAAGATTACCATGGCGGTCAATCCTGGAAAGAGTGGCCGGAAACTCTCCAGAAAAGAGAAAAAGATTCTCTTGAAGCCATCCACCAGGAACTTACCGATGAAATCCTGTTCTGGAAAAAGGTACAGTTTTTATTTTTCTATCAATGGGACAAGTTAAAAGCACATGCAGAAGAAAATAATATAAAAATTATTGGTGATCTGCCTATTTATGTTTCTTACGACAGCGCTGACGTTTGGGCACACCCGGAAGAATTCCAGCTTGATGAAAACCTTTGTCCAATCGAAGTTGCCGGATGCCCACCTGACGGATTTTCCGCTGACGGTCAGCTTTGGGGCAACCCTCTTTTCAACTGGGACTACATGAAAGAAACCGGGTACCAATGGTGGGTAAACCGTATTGCTTACCAGTCAAAAATCTACGATGTGATCCGCATCGACCACTTCCGCGGATTTGATGAATACTATGCCATTCCATATGGTGATTCCACCGCCAAAAATGGACATTGGAAACCAGGACCTGGCATGGATTTATTCACTACGATCGAGAACAAACTTGGCAAACTGCCTATTATTGCAGAAGATCTCGGATTCTTAACAGACTCCGTAAAACAGCTTTTAGCAGCTACTGGATTTCCAGGAATGAAAGTCCTCGAATTTGCTTTTGACAGCAGAGATACCGGTTCCGGTTATCTTCCACACTGTTATCCAAATAATTGCATTGTATACACAGGAACACACGATAATGATACCATCCTTGGCTGGTTTGAAACCGCTCCGGAAGAATTCCAAAACAATGCCATTCGTTACCTTCGCCTTACAAAAGAAGAAGGTTATCATATTGGTATGATGCGTTGTGCCTGGGCAAGTGTTGCCGATACTGCGATTATGCAGATGCAGGATTTTCTTGGACTTGGAGTAGAAGGCAGAATGAATACACCTTCTACACTGGGCGGAAACTGGACATGGCGATGCCTGCCAGAAGATTATAATGACGAACTGGCCGATTGGCTCTATGAAGAAACCAAAATATATGGTCGACTGAATTAA
- a CDS encoding LacI family DNA-binding transcriptional regulator yields the protein MTIKDIARLSGYGIGTVSRVLNNHPDVSEKARKKILSVIEENNFQPNSNARHLKMQSSSSVILIVKGTSNLLFADIVEQMQSLFLKNGENVSTYYIDEDANEVNYAIQLCRNRNPKGIVFLGGNLEYFKEDFAHIHIPCLLLTNNSSDLDFDNLSSLTTCDEQAAQAVIEYLAKKGHTSIGVIGGNLTETEISFRRFTGAKWGFKNSKLSFNQRLQYEPCRFSMEKSYQAAMRLLNRNTAITAIFAMSDLIALGTMRAIYDMGKRVPEDISIVGYDGIALSRYCVPRLTTVQQDTTQLAKKGVDLMLQRINYPYHATHKTTPFHLIEGESVMELKN from the coding sequence ATGACAATCAAAGATATTGCTCGTTTATCGGGATACGGTATTGGAACCGTATCCCGGGTTTTAAATAATCACCCAGATGTCAGCGAAAAGGCCAGAAAGAAAATATTGAGCGTAATTGAAGAAAATAATTTCCAGCCAAACAGCAATGCCCGACATCTGAAAATGCAGTCCAGTTCCTCTGTTATTCTTATTGTAAAAGGAACCTCTAACCTGCTATTTGCCGACATTGTAGAACAGATGCAGTCTCTCTTCTTAAAGAATGGAGAAAATGTTTCTACCTATTATATAGATGAAGATGCCAATGAAGTAAACTATGCAATCCAGCTTTGCCGCAACCGCAATCCAAAAGGAATCGTTTTCTTAGGCGGTAACTTAGAATATTTTAAAGAAGATTTTGCCCACATCCACATCCCCTGCCTTTTATTGACCAACAACAGCAGCGATTTGGACTTTGATAATCTTTCTTCTTTAACAACCTGTGATGAACAGGCTGCACAGGCAGTCATCGAATATCTGGCAAAAAAAGGGCATACATCTATTGGTGTTATCGGCGGTAACCTGACGGAAACTGAGATTAGCTTTCGAAGATTTACCGGTGCAAAATGGGGGTTTAAAAACAGCAAACTTTCATTTAACCAGCGACTGCAATATGAGCCTTGCCGCTTTTCCATGGAAAAGAGCTACCAGGCGGCCATGCGGCTTCTAAACCGTAATACTGCTATCACTGCTATTTTTGCAATGAGTGATCTAATTGCCCTTGGAACAATGCGTGCAATCTATGACATGGGAAAAAGAGTGCCCGAAGACATTTCCATCGTCGGATATGATGGTATCGCACTTTCCAGATACTGCGTACCTCGCCTTACAACCGTACAGCAGGACACAACACAGCTTGCTAAAAAGGGAGTTGACCTGATGCTGCAGCGAATTAATTATCCTTATCATGCAACACATAAAACAACACCATTTCATTTAATTGAAGGTGAAAGTGTCATGGAATTAAAAAATTAA
- a CDS encoding carbohydrate ABC transporter permease → MKNKTSGIFATIFFTLISILFVSPILIVLMNSFKKKAFISLEPFKLPNEKSYVGLENYLTSITKYDFIKAVGWTVFITVLSVIVILVCCSMCAWYITRVQNKITKLIYLLCVFSMVIPFQMVMFTLSGTADTLGLNTPWGLIIVYLGFGAGLAVFMFCGFVKSIPVEIEEAAMIDGCNPIRTFFSVVLPIMKPTYISVGILEAMWIWNDFLLPYLILDIKKYKTISIIIQYMKGSYGRVDMGAIMACLIMAVIPVIVFYLSCQKYIIKGVAAGAVKG, encoded by the coding sequence ATGAAAAATAAAACAAGTGGTATTTTTGCAACCATATTTTTCACCCTTATTTCCATATTATTTGTCTCACCAATTTTAATCGTTTTGATGAACTCCTTTAAAAAGAAAGCATTCATCAGTTTAGAGCCATTTAAACTTCCAAATGAAAAAAGTTATGTAGGTCTTGAAAACTATTTAACCAGTATCACAAAATATGACTTTATTAAAGCAGTAGGCTGGACCGTATTTATTACCGTTCTCTCTGTTATCGTTATCCTCGTATGCTGTTCCATGTGTGCTTGGTACATTACCCGCGTACAGAACAAGATTACAAAATTAATTTACCTTTTATGCGTATTTTCCATGGTAATTCCTTTCCAGATGGTCATGTTCACTTTATCAGGAACTGCTGATACACTTGGATTAAATACTCCATGGGGACTCATTATTGTTTATCTGGGATTTGGTGCCGGACTTGCCGTATTTATGTTCTGCGGCTTTGTAAAGTCTATCCCTGTTGAAATCGAGGAAGCAGCTATGATTGACGGATGTAATCCTATCCGTACTTTCTTCTCTGTTGTCCTTCCAATTATGAAACCAACATATATTTCTGTAGGTATTCTTGAAGCAATGTGGATCTGGAACGACTTCCTTCTTCCATACCTGATTCTTGACATTAAGAAATACAAAACAATCTCCATCATCATCCAGTACATGAAGGGAAGTTATGGACGAGTAGATATGGGTGCCATCATGGCGTGCCTGATCATGGCAGTTATCCCTGTTATTGTATTCTACTTAAGCTGCCAGAAATATATTATTAAAGGTGTTGCGGCAGGCGCAGTTAAGGGGTAA